One window of Triticum dicoccoides isolate Atlit2015 ecotype Zavitan chromosome 5A, WEW_v2.0, whole genome shotgun sequence genomic DNA carries:
- the LOC119300150 gene encoding uncharacterized protein LOC119300150 gives MDERYRFSILVTEVILSSDWWYKSCKDCRKKVQMEGDTYKCSRCITTVPMPRYKISLNAIDADAKRHEDSPFARFIFWGQQGEILTGKQVLILVAEANSRAEYTPPELTGLVGKKFTVIATPTRDSLDGEHMFYQVESTEPLFEPANPENAQPPTEETQGENESQDNTLEATPPPSPSAAKEEENDSTGKRRKRNDHLSNKNKRGTKKDLFGQQPAHAGTEYTDQN, from the exons ATG GACGAACGCTACAGATTTTCAATTCTTGTCACTGAAGTTATCCTATCAAGTGACTGGTGGTACAAAAGTTGCAAAGACTGTCGAAAGAAAGTTCAAATGGAAGGCGACACGTATAAATGCTCACGTTGCATCACCACTGTTCCTATGCCGAG ATACAAAATATCACTGAATGCCATCGATGCGGACGCAAAAAGGCACGAAGACTCGCCATTTGCTCGGTTCATATTTTGGGGCCAGCAGGGAGAAATCCTCACAGGAAAGCAAGTACTGATTTTAGTAGCAGAAGCCAACAGCAGGGCGGAGTATACGCCACCCGAACTGACCGGTTTGGTTGGCAAAAAATTTACTGTCATTGCAACACCTACTAGAGACTCCCTCGACGGAGAGCATATGTTCTACCAGGTAGAAAGTACCGAACCATTGTTCGAGCCAGCAAACCCAGAGAACGCTCAACCACCGACCGAAGAAACACAGGGTGAAAATGAATCACAAGACAACACGCTTGAGGCCACACCCCCGCCTTCTCCTTCTGCTGCAAAG GAAGAAGAAAACGACTCAACAGGCAAGAGAAGGAAACGCAACGACCACCTTTCCAATAAAAACAAAAGAGG AACAAAGAAAGACCTATTCGGTCAGCAGCCAGCCCACGCTGGCACCGAGTACACCGACCAGAACTAG